One genomic segment of bacterium includes these proteins:
- a CDS encoding cytochrome ubiquinol oxidase subunit I, producing the protein MDPVLLSRWQFAITTLFHITFPTLTMGLAIYLILVELLWLLRKEELYFRLYRFWVKVFAIHFAVGVVSGIVLEFQFGTNFSRFSQAVANVFAPLMAYEGMTAFFLEAGFLGIMLFGWNRVPRGIHFSATCLVGLGATFSAFWIMSANSWMQTPAGHSVVRGTIQVVDFWEAIFNPSFPSRLLHMLVASYQTSAFAVAGISAFFLLRGEHVAFFRRSLALALGMALILSPLQVFLGDHNGLVVARHQPAKLAALEAHWETNYSGGAGFVVFAIPQEKQERNSFELLVPNMLSLLITRSWEGKVVGLKEFPPEDRPPVTPVFFSFRLMVGIGFVLLAVALAAGVLWWRGRLYQNRTMLRILVAAQPLGFLATYLGWITSEVGRQPWIVYNIMRTSEGVSPITGPTVLWSLCVLVGICGVIGGSYFWYVIRTLRAGPDLRSPIPPLQRPAGMRPLAASMDGDGRDRDLT; encoded by the coding sequence ATGGACCCAGTGCTACTGTCTCGTTGGCAGTTCGCCATAACCACGTTGTTCCACATCACCTTCCCTACCCTGACCATGGGCCTGGCCATATATCTCATCTTGGTGGAATTGCTCTGGCTGTTACGCAAGGAAGAGCTCTATTTCAGGCTGTACAGATTCTGGGTGAAGGTCTTTGCCATCCACTTCGCAGTAGGGGTTGTCTCGGGAATAGTCTTGGAGTTTCAGTTCGGTACCAATTTTTCCAGATTTTCCCAGGCAGTGGCAAACGTCTTCGCCCCTTTGATGGCCTATGAGGGCATGACCGCCTTCTTTCTGGAAGCCGGCTTCCTGGGGATTATGCTATTCGGCTGGAACCGTGTGCCCAGGGGCATTCACTTCTCAGCCACCTGCCTGGTGGGGCTGGGGGCTACCTTCTCGGCTTTCTGGATAATGTCAGCCAACTCCTGGATGCAGACCCCCGCAGGGCATTCAGTGGTGAGAGGGACTATCCAGGTTGTGGATTTCTGGGAAGCCATCTTTAATCCCTCTTTTCCCTCCAGGCTGCTGCACATGTTGGTAGCATCTTATCAGACCTCGGCCTTTGCGGTGGCAGGGATAAGCGCCTTTTTCCTGTTGAGGGGAGAGCATGTGGCTTTTTTTCGCCGCTCCCTGGCCCTGGCTCTGGGCATGGCTTTGATTTTGTCTCCACTGCAGGTTTTCCTGGGGGATCACAACGGCCTGGTGGTGGCCCGCCACCAGCCAGCCAAACTCGCGGCCCTGGAAGCTCATTGGGAGACCAATTATTCCGGGGGGGCAGGTTTCGTGGTGTTCGCAATCCCTCAAGAGAAGCAGGAAAGGAATAGCTTTGAGCTGCTGGTGCCCAACATGCTCAGCCTGCTCATAACCAGGAGCTGGGAGGGCAAGGTGGTGGGGTTGAAGGAGTTTCCCCCAGAGGATCGTCCCCCGGTGACTCCGGTCTTTTTCAGCTTCAGGCTCATGGTGGGGATTGGCTTTGTTTTGCTGGCCGTGGCTTTGGCAGCCGGTGTGCTTTGGTGGAGGGGAAGGCTTTATCAAAACAGGACAATGCTCAGGATCCTGGTGGCAGCGCAACCCCTGGGGTTTTTGGCCACCTATCTGGGGTGGATAACCTCGGAGGTGGGCCGCCAACCCTGGATCGTTTATAACATAATGCGCACCTCCGAAGGGGTCTCTCCCATAACTGGCCCAACGGTGCTATGGTCCCTGTGCGTCCTGGTGGGAATCTGCGGGGTGATCGGTGGGAGCTATTTCTGGTATGTGATACGCACCTTGAGGGCAGGTCCTGACCTGCGAAGCCCCATCCCCCCTCTGCAGCGGCCTGCCGGGATGCGGCCCCTTGCAGCATCAATGGATGGAGATGGAAGGGACAGGGATTTGACTTAG
- a CDS encoding transglycosylase domain-containing protein, producing the protein MRVRKFLRYVIVRLLLMGFLFAMGYWAYKYLSEELTTSQLQARTFSRLAQQMTYWVEEGPSQAIRFPGPGPYDLRLGYTQMPAWLDSLRQKGYQVKAQARTSEMFMEAVDKGLFPIYREKTRAGLEILDQDGTPLWSARYPQRVYNDFGEIPPMVVRTLLFIENRELLDEKYPLRNPAVEWDRLAKAILDMAGGAVRSGGRTPGGSTIATQLEKYRHSPEGRTHNPLEKLRQMASASFRAYLEGEDTREVRRNLVVSYLNSIPLAAIQGFGEVNGLGDGLWAWYDADFNFTNELLRNEKSLSGKSPPKEAVLAFRRVLSLLLAHRRPSYYLTMDQSSLNQLVDNYLRLMAQAGVIPWELSRAAMELRPTLRQRVPSAEPVSFLQRKAANSVRIVLLNDLGMKSLYDLDRLDLKVMSTFHRPLQEKVTQVLTRLTDVSAAQAAGLRGPRLLGKGDPSKVFYSLTLYERTPKANLLRVQTDNFDGPFNINEGVKLDLGSTAKLRTLVHYLEVIAWLHERYASMPGYQLLKQLDEMSDPLTRWALEHLIGSADKSLEAMLEAALERTYSASPEEDFFTGGGLHRFENFDPEHNDLVVSVREGFRHSVNLVFVRLMRDLVRYHMYRATGLTTSAVGRLQDPQWKEYLVRFADREGREYLARFYRKYKGKSEEEALELLLHKVQSSPKRLAAVFRFVRPEADQAALARFLRERLPHTPISDAAIQSLYRTYDPKRYDLADQGFLAHVHPLELWVVAYLQKHPQATRAEVMSQAAKARQEAYKWLLKGGRKKAQERRVAMMMEVEAFERIHAAWRKLGYPFESLVPSYATAIGSSADQPAALAELVGILLNDGIRLPTQRLEWLHFAQGTPYETLVARGEGKAERILPQEVARAALRALVDVVENGTARRLKGAFRRQDGSFLKTGGKTGTGDHRYELYGAGGKLLARKVMNRTATFVFFLGERYYGAVTAFVPGPQAANYDFTSALAVQLLKALAPVLEPVVSGKSGEIQGPTRPAK; encoded by the coding sequence ATGAGAGTTCGCAAGTTCTTGCGATACGTCATTGTAAGGCTCTTGCTCATGGGATTTTTGTTTGCCATGGGCTATTGGGCCTACAAATACCTGTCCGAGGAGCTTACCACCTCTCAGCTCCAGGCACGTACCTTCTCACGCCTTGCCCAGCAGATGACATACTGGGTGGAAGAGGGGCCCAGCCAGGCCATCCGTTTTCCGGGTCCCGGACCATACGATTTGAGGCTGGGCTACACCCAGATGCCCGCCTGGCTGGATAGCCTCAGACAAAAGGGATACCAGGTAAAGGCCCAAGCCAGGACAAGCGAGATGTTCATGGAAGCCGTGGACAAGGGCCTTTTCCCTATTTACAGGGAGAAGACCCGGGCTGGACTGGAGATTCTGGATCAGGATGGGACTCCCTTATGGTCGGCCCGGTATCCCCAGAGGGTGTACAACGACTTTGGTGAGATCCCCCCTATGGTGGTGCGAACCCTTCTTTTCATAGAGAACAGAGAGCTTTTGGATGAGAAGTACCCGCTTCGCAACCCTGCCGTGGAGTGGGACAGGCTGGCCAAGGCCATTTTGGACATGGCCGGTGGGGCTGTCAGGTCTGGAGGTAGGACCCCAGGGGGCAGTACCATAGCCACCCAGCTCGAGAAATACAGGCATTCCCCAGAGGGCCGAACCCACAACCCCTTGGAGAAGCTTCGGCAAATGGCTTCGGCCTCTTTTCGGGCTTACCTGGAAGGGGAAGACACCAGGGAAGTTCGCCGCAATCTGGTGGTGAGCTATCTCAACTCCATTCCTCTGGCTGCGATCCAGGGCTTCGGTGAGGTAAATGGTCTGGGAGACGGTCTTTGGGCCTGGTACGATGCAGATTTCAACTTTACCAATGAGCTGTTGAGAAACGAGAAGAGCCTCTCAGGAAAGTCTCCTCCCAAGGAGGCTGTCCTGGCCTTCCGCAGGGTGTTGAGCCTGTTGCTGGCTCACAGAAGACCTTCCTACTACCTGACCATGGACCAGTCTTCTTTGAATCAGCTTGTGGACAATTACCTGCGGCTCATGGCCCAAGCAGGAGTCATTCCCTGGGAGTTGAGCCGGGCTGCCATGGAGCTGAGACCTACACTGAGGCAAAGGGTTCCCTCTGCAGAGCCGGTCTCTTTCCTTCAGCGCAAGGCAGCCAATTCGGTGCGCATAGTTCTGCTCAATGACCTGGGAATGAAGAGCTTGTACGACCTGGACAGGCTGGACTTGAAGGTCATGAGCACCTTCCACAGGCCTCTTCAGGAAAAAGTTACCCAGGTGTTAACAAGACTGACGGATGTCTCTGCAGCTCAGGCAGCCGGCCTGAGAGGCCCCAGGCTTCTGGGCAAGGGGGACCCTTCCAAGGTTTTTTACAGTCTGACACTTTATGAAAGAACCCCCAAGGCCAACCTTCTTAGGGTGCAGACAGACAATTTTGACGGACCCTTTAACATCAACGAGGGGGTAAAACTGGATTTGGGCTCCACTGCCAAGCTAAGGACTCTGGTCCATTACCTAGAGGTAATAGCCTGGCTCCATGAGCGCTATGCTTCCATGCCTGGATATCAGCTTCTCAAGCAGTTAGATGAGATGTCCGATCCTCTTACCCGTTGGGCTTTGGAGCATCTCATAGGATCTGCAGACAAAAGCCTGGAAGCCATGCTGGAGGCTGCCCTGGAAAGAACCTATTCTGCCAGCCCGGAGGAAGATTTTTTTACAGGAGGGGGACTCCACAGGTTTGAGAACTTTGATCCTGAGCACAACGATTTGGTGGTGAGTGTGAGGGAGGGGTTCAGGCATTCCGTGAATCTCGTTTTTGTGAGGCTTATGAGGGATCTGGTGCGATATCATATGTACAGGGCCACAGGGCTTACGACGTCGGCCGTGGGCCGTCTTCAGGATCCCCAATGGAAGGAATACTTGGTCAGGTTCGCGGACAGGGAAGGCAGGGAGTACCTGGCGCGTTTTTACAGAAAATACAAGGGCAAATCAGAGGAAGAGGCCTTGGAGCTGTTGCTTCACAAGGTACAGAGTTCCCCCAAGAGGCTTGCCGCTGTGTTCAGGTTTGTCAGGCCTGAGGCTGATCAGGCAGCTCTTGCCAGATTCCTGAGGGAGAGACTTCCCCACACACCCATTTCGGATGCAGCCATCCAAAGCCTCTATCGTACATATGACCCCAAACGCTATGACCTTGCGGATCAGGGCTTCCTGGCCCATGTGCATCCTCTGGAGCTCTGGGTGGTGGCCTATCTTCAAAAGCATCCACAGGCCACTCGGGCAGAGGTGATGAGCCAGGCGGCCAAGGCCCGCCAGGAAGCTTACAAGTGGTTGCTAAAAGGAGGCCGTAAAAAAGCTCAGGAGCGCAGGGTGGCCATGATGATGGAGGTAGAAGCCTTTGAGAGGATCCATGCGGCCTGGAGAAAACTAGGTTACCCCTTTGAATCCCTGGTGCCTTCTTATGCCACGGCCATAGGAAGCTCGGCGGATCAACCGGCTGCTTTGGCCGAGTTGGTGGGTATCTTGCTCAATGACGGAATAAGGCTTCCCACCCAGAGGTTGGAATGGCTTCACTTTGCTCAGGGGACCCCGTACGAGACCTTGGTGGCAAGGGGGGAGGGAAAGGCCGAAAGGATTCTGCCCCAAGAGGTGGCCAGAGCAGCCCTCAGGGCCCTGGTGGATGTTGTGGAAAACGGCACTGCCAGGAGGTTAAAGGGGGCCTTCAGGAGGCAAGACGGCTCCTTCTTGAAAACAGGAGGCAAGACGGGCACCGGGGATCACCGCTATGAGTTGTACGGAGCCGGGGGAAAACTCCTGGCCAGAAAGGTGATGAACAGGACGGCCACCTTCGTGTTTTTTCTGGGGGAGAGGTACTACGGGGCTGTCACGGCTTTTGTGCCAGGGCCACAGGCTGCCAATTATGATTTCACAAGCGCTCTTGCAGTGCAGCTGCTCAAGGCCTTGGCCCCGGTGCTAGAGCCGGTTGTGAGCGGAAAATCCGGTGAAATCCAGGGTCCTACCAGGCCCGCCAAGTAA
- a CDS encoding glycosyltransferase, with amino-acid sequence MKILVTGLAGTYPFGGVFWDYLQYVLGFFRMGHEVMYIEDTGKWCYDPLAGTFVEDASRNASYLARQIELLEPALKNSWFFRDSTGRTYGLGWDKVKSFCKEADLFLHISASCWMREEYLGVKRVAFIDSDPMYTQASVPGYVNNSLDEEDRSRVEMLKEHHVFFTFAENIGAHDCLIPKEIFSWIPTRQPIVVECFEPHRVPVPQRRRTLTTVASWEPAEGGRVVNGVEYKGKSAEFQRFMDLPSKSVIPLELAMSGRAPKERLQAHGWNMVEAYPVSSDPWVYRDYLASSLGEWSVAKNAYVASLSGWFSCRSACYLALGVPVVVQETGFSKILPSGKGILPFSTVEEAAQAIASLAQEPQKHAQAALELAREFFDYRKVLGHLLEKAL; translated from the coding sequence ATGAAGATCTTGGTTACGGGGCTTGCAGGTACTTACCCATTCGGCGGGGTCTTTTGGGATTACCTGCAGTACGTGCTTGGTTTTTTCAGGATGGGACATGAGGTCATGTACATCGAGGACACGGGCAAGTGGTGCTATGACCCCCTGGCAGGTACTTTCGTGGAGGACGCAAGCAGAAATGCTTCATACCTGGCCCGACAGATAGAGCTTTTGGAGCCAGCCCTAAAGAATAGTTGGTTCTTTAGAGACTCCACAGGCAGGACCTATGGCTTGGGATGGGACAAGGTAAAGAGTTTCTGCAAGGAGGCAGATCTTTTCCTTCACATCTCAGCCTCCTGTTGGATGAGAGAGGAATATTTGGGTGTCAAGAGGGTGGCTTTCATAGACAGCGATCCCATGTACACTCAGGCCTCGGTGCCAGGTTATGTAAACAACAGCCTGGACGAAGAAGATCGCTCCAGAGTGGAGATGTTGAAGGAGCACCATGTGTTTTTCACCTTTGCCGAGAACATAGGAGCCCATGACTGCCTGATCCCCAAGGAGATCTTCTCCTGGATCCCCACCCGACAGCCCATAGTTGTGGAGTGTTTCGAGCCTCACCGGGTGCCGGTCCCCCAAAGAAGGAGGACTCTTACAACGGTGGCCTCCTGGGAGCCTGCCGAAGGAGGGAGGGTGGTAAATGGAGTTGAGTACAAGGGTAAGAGTGCAGAGTTCCAAAGATTCATGGATCTGCCCTCCAAGAGTGTGATTCCCCTGGAACTGGCCATGAGTGGAAGGGCACCCAAAGAAAGACTCCAAGCACACGGCTGGAATATGGTGGAGGCTTACCCGGTCTCCTCAGACCCTTGGGTTTACAGGGACTACCTGGCCAGTTCCCTGGGTGAGTGGAGTGTGGCCAAGAATGCCTATGTGGCCAGCCTGAGCGGATGGTTCTCTTGCAGAAGCGCCTGCTATTTGGCCTTGGGTGTTCCAGTGGTAGTTCAGGAGACTGGCTTCAGCAAGATCCTGCCCAGCGGCAAAGGGATATTACCCTTTTCCACAGTGGAGGAGGCAGCCCAGGCCATAGCTTCCCTGGCCCAGGAACCTCAAAAGCATGCCCAAGCGGCTCTGGAACTGGCTAGGGAATTCTTTGACTACAGAAAGGTGCTGGGCCACCTGCTGGAGAAGGCCTTGTAG
- the cydB gene encoding cytochrome d ubiquinol oxidase subunit II — MDLVVLWAGLVALVMILYVVLDGISLGVGLLFPTAREESEKDILMGSIAPVWDANQTWLVFGGGAIFASFPVVYGVLSSALYIPLVAFLAGLIFRGVAFEFRASGKRKGPWDKAFFLGSLVAVFSQGLTLGGILSGISVKELHFAGGPFDWLNPFSLMVGVALMPGYILLASCYLIIKTSGSVQQRAYQQARKAAWGVIFFMAVVTVWTPVHYPLVMTNWFSIPRIYYVWAFPVLGLVCFGALLRSLKKKQEKPPLIWAVGIFLSGYLGLAVSFYPFAIPPTVTLWEAASQKETLSFLLWGAVIVLPVVVGYLIYSYAVFRGKVSGELYGH; from the coding sequence ATGGACCTGGTAGTCCTATGGGCCGGACTGGTTGCCCTGGTGATGATTCTCTATGTGGTCCTGGACGGGATCAGCCTGGGGGTGGGGCTGCTATTTCCCACGGCCCGGGAGGAGTCCGAGAAGGACATTCTCATGGGGAGCATAGCTCCTGTGTGGGATGCCAACCAGACCTGGCTGGTATTTGGGGGAGGGGCCATTTTTGCCAGCTTTCCCGTTGTTTACGGAGTGCTCTCCAGCGCCCTTTACATTCCTCTTGTGGCTTTCCTGGCAGGCCTTATTTTCAGGGGAGTGGCCTTTGAATTCAGAGCCAGCGGGAAGCGCAAAGGCCCCTGGGATAAGGCCTTCTTCCTGGGAAGCCTGGTGGCGGTCTTTTCCCAGGGCCTGACCCTCGGGGGGATCCTGAGCGGGATCTCTGTGAAAGAGCTTCATTTCGCTGGGGGCCCCTTTGACTGGCTGAACCCCTTTTCTCTGATGGTAGGGGTGGCTTTGATGCCGGGATACATTCTTTTGGCCTCCTGTTACTTGATTATAAAGACCAGCGGATCCGTGCAGCAAAGGGCTTACCAACAGGCCAGGAAGGCTGCCTGGGGGGTCATCTTCTTCATGGCTGTGGTGACCGTGTGGACACCCGTGCACTATCCCCTGGTCATGACCAACTGGTTCAGTATTCCCAGGATTTACTATGTCTGGGCTTTTCCAGTCTTGGGCCTGGTGTGTTTTGGGGCCCTTTTGAGGAGCCTCAAAAAAAAGCAAGAAAAACCACCTTTGATCTGGGCTGTGGGGATATTTCTTTCAGGCTACCTGGGACTCGCTGTCTCTTTCTATCCATTTGCCATCCCTCCCACGGTGACCCTCTGGGAGGCTGCCTCCCAGAAAGAGACCCTATCCTTCCTGCTTTGGGGAGCTGTAATAGTCTTGCCCGTGGTCGTGGGTTACCTGATTTACAGCTACGCTGTTTTTAGGGGGAAGGTAAGCGGGGAGCTCTATGGACACTGA
- a CDS encoding acetoin utilization protein AcuC, with translation MSIWPVTHLREKLPGPGKQREFCSVFVHSRDLFSFELAWDHPFKPERVYKTVELCGRYGVWERSWMRVVAPVKVQEEELLGFHHPSYIRVLKEASEGRISLETLQKGLGTHECPVVPGLYDWACGIVGGTLGAMRAILAGEADVAVNFYGGLHHGMPDHAEGFCYLNDIAVSVPEALKRGWKVAYVDCDAHHGNGVQEAFYKDPRVLVISIHETGRTLYPWDGWETQLGEGEGYGYNVNLPLEPGSDDEVFQLAFDSVVLPLLEAFDPDLIVAQLGADSLISDPLTHLRLTNNGYSHALRCMAGLGRPILALGGGGYDMYRTARWWTLAWAILNDLEPKDELAGLVGGMMFGPEMEVGSLLDAPHPSEGEIKDRAMEEARRVVAFLEEKLFPIHGISKGGKPQDMIEGQWTQRPLAQEEHEA, from the coding sequence ATGAGCATTTGGCCTGTAACTCATCTGAGAGAAAAGCTTCCAGGGCCTGGAAAGCAAAGAGAGTTTTGCTCTGTTTTCGTGCATTCCAGAGATCTTTTCTCCTTCGAGTTGGCTTGGGACCACCCCTTCAAACCCGAGAGGGTTTACAAGACCGTAGAGCTCTGCGGGCGATACGGAGTTTGGGAAAGGTCTTGGATGAGGGTCGTGGCCCCAGTGAAGGTGCAAGAGGAAGAGCTGCTTGGTTTTCACCACCCTTCCTACATAAGGGTCCTGAAGGAGGCCAGTGAAGGCAGGATTTCCCTGGAGACTTTGCAGAAGGGGCTTGGAACCCATGAATGCCCGGTGGTCCCAGGTTTATATGATTGGGCCTGCGGGATCGTGGGAGGAACCCTTGGGGCCATGAGAGCCATCTTGGCAGGAGAGGCGGATGTGGCAGTAAATTTCTACGGTGGACTGCATCATGGAATGCCAGATCACGCAGAGGGGTTTTGTTACCTCAACGACATTGCTGTGTCAGTTCCCGAGGCCCTCAAAAGGGGTTGGAAGGTTGCCTATGTGGATTGCGACGCCCATCATGGCAACGGGGTTCAGGAGGCTTTTTACAAGGATCCCAGGGTGCTTGTGATCTCCATTCATGAGACTGGCCGCACTCTCTACCCTTGGGACGGTTGGGAAACACAGCTGGGGGAGGGAGAAGGTTATGGATATAACGTGAACCTCCCCCTTGAGCCTGGAAGCGATGACGAGGTATTCCAACTGGCCTTTGACTCGGTGGTTTTGCCCTTGCTGGAGGCCTTCGATCCTGATCTGATTGTGGCCCAGCTAGGGGCGGATTCCCTGATTTCAGATCCCTTGACCCACCTCAGGCTCACCAACAATGGTTACTCCCATGCTCTGAGGTGCATGGCAGGGCTGGGGCGTCCAATATTGGCCCTGGGAGGGGGAGGATACGACATGTACAGGACGGCCCGCTGGTGGACACTGGCGTGGGCAATCCTAAATGATCTGGAGCCCAAGGATGAGCTGGCAGGCCTGGTGGGAGGAATGATGTTCGGGCCTGAGATGGAGGTTGGGAGCCTCTTGGATGCTCCCCATCCCAGTGAAGGAGAAATAAAAGACAGGGCCATGGAGGAGGCAAGACGAGTGGTGGCATTCCTGGAAGAAAAATTGTTTCCCATCCACG
- a CDS encoding glycosyltransferase, with the protein MIREPLASVVISSYNYGRYLRETIDSCLDQTYPEVETIVVDDGSTDDSAELIRSYGDRIQAVFKKNGGHASALNVGFEKSRGDVIIFLDSDDALLPTAIESCMDLFRDKGVSTVRWQMWTMDPCSRVMVKKVPPDYIAQGDLREELLLEGPHHFPPTSGNAWARWFLEHVMPIPEELFRLGGGDLYLATLAPLYGLVRATAEPQGLYRIHTDKYTLKESFRERLELFVRMWDFSLDALASHARGLGIRVKKESLKRRGWWRKVERAVGDLQRVVPTGSTYVLVEDDYWGTGEVIPGAQRRCLLDRNGFYWGPPQSDEAAIEALEDLRGQGASFLAFAWSSYWWFEYFPRFYEYLRSHYSCRLRNDRLTVFDLRHALSRVKKRDQARGHVYQGATG; encoded by the coding sequence ATGATCAGAGAGCCCCTGGCCAGTGTTGTGATAAGCAGTTACAACTACGGGCGGTATTTGAGGGAGACCATAGACAGTTGTCTGGACCAGACATACCCTGAGGTGGAGACCATTGTGGTGGATGATGGCTCTACTGATGATTCAGCTGAGCTCATCCGTTCCTATGGAGACCGCATCCAAGCTGTTTTCAAAAAAAATGGTGGTCATGCTTCTGCCCTCAATGTGGGATTTGAAAAGAGCAGGGGGGATGTAATCATATTTTTGGATTCGGATGACGCTCTTTTGCCTACGGCCATAGAGAGCTGCATGGATTTGTTCAGGGACAAAGGGGTGTCCACCGTGAGGTGGCAGATGTGGACCATGGATCCATGCAGCAGGGTCATGGTGAAGAAGGTCCCGCCAGACTATATTGCCCAAGGAGATCTTAGGGAGGAATTGCTCCTGGAAGGGCCGCACCATTTTCCTCCCACCAGCGGGAATGCCTGGGCCAGATGGTTTTTGGAGCATGTGATGCCCATCCCAGAGGAGCTTTTTCGCCTTGGGGGTGGTGATCTGTACCTGGCTACCTTGGCCCCCTTGTATGGGCTTGTAAGGGCCACGGCTGAGCCCCAGGGCCTTTACAGGATCCATACCGACAAGTACACCCTGAAGGAGTCTTTCAGGGAGAGACTGGAGCTTTTTGTTAGGATGTGGGACTTTTCTCTTGATGCTCTTGCCAGTCACGCCAGGGGTCTTGGGATTAGGGTGAAGAAGGAGAGCTTGAAGAGGAGGGGTTGGTGGAGGAAGGTGGAGAGGGCCGTGGGGGATCTCCAAAGGGTCGTGCCCACTGGATCCACGTATGTGTTGGTGGAAGACGATTACTGGGGCACTGGGGAAGTAATACCTGGGGCCCAACGCCGTTGTTTACTGGACAGAAATGGATTCTACTGGGGCCCTCCCCAAAGCGACGAGGCAGCCATTGAAGCTCTGGAGGATCTAAGGGGTCAGGGTGCCTCTTTTTTGGCCTTTGCCTGGTCTTCATACTGGTGGTTTGAGTATTTTCCACGATTTTATGAGTACTTGAGGAGTCACTACTCGTGTCGGCTCAGGAACGACAGATTGACCGTCTTTGACCTGAGGCATGCACTGAGCCGAGTTAAAAAAAGGGATCAGGCTCGTGGGCATGTTTACCAAGGGGCAACGGGGTGA
- a CDS encoding class I SAM-dependent methyltransferase → MPRKRTKRAEASFDTASHREAVIRTMARYDMMGSPDEAYYARQYMYWILPELEARFQGSGPCILDLGCGQGRLSIPLASWSLERGGQVRGVDLAGPALEKARQRAQGLANLRFQEADLLEFLQTEQESSADVVLLIEVTFFLPRWKEVLGEIVRVLKPGGVSFVAFRSQYYNLLQTVWSWRWEGAQMALDREEGYLWGEPVWYTWQTTDQIRRLYRKLGLSSPRLLGIGICSGLQEDPHGTIIRPSQLSEKEQDLLMEIECRAAEAYAGCGRYILAIAEKPHSL, encoded by the coding sequence ATGCCCAGGAAGAGAACAAAAAGGGCGGAAGCCAGCTTTGACACGGCTTCCCACAGGGAGGCTGTGATTCGTACCATGGCCCGCTATGACATGATGGGGAGCCCTGATGAGGCCTACTATGCCAGGCAGTACATGTATTGGATCCTGCCTGAGTTGGAGGCCAGATTCCAAGGGAGTGGGCCATGCATCCTGGATCTGGGATGTGGACAGGGTCGCCTCAGCATTCCCCTGGCCAGTTGGAGCCTGGAGAGAGGGGGACAAGTAAGAGGCGTGGATCTGGCTGGCCCAGCACTGGAAAAAGCAAGGCAAAGGGCCCAAGGCCTCGCCAACCTGAGGTTCCAGGAGGCTGACCTGCTGGAGTTTTTGCAAACAGAACAGGAAAGTTCAGCTGATGTGGTGCTTTTGATCGAAGTTACTTTCTTCCTTCCCAGGTGGAAAGAGGTGCTGGGTGAGATTGTACGCGTCTTGAAACCAGGGGGTGTGAGTTTTGTGGCCTTTAGATCCCAGTACTACAATTTACTGCAAACCGTCTGGAGCTGGCGCTGGGAAGGAGCCCAAATGGCCCTGGACAGGGAGGAAGGCTACCTGTGGGGGGAGCCGGTTTGGTACACCTGGCAGACAACAGATCAAATAAGACGCCTTTATCGTAAACTGGGGCTCAGTTCACCTAGGCTCCTGGGCATAGGAATTTGCTCCGGCCTGCAGGAGGATCCCCACGGCACCATCATCAGGCCCTCACAGCTATCGGAAAAGGAGCAGGATCTTTTGATGGAGATCGAGTGTCGGGCTGCTGAGGCCTATGCTGGCTGCGGTAGATATATCCTTGCCATAGCAGAGAAGCCTCACTCCCTTTGA